The following proteins are co-located in the Paralichthys olivaceus isolate ysfri-2021 chromosome 2, ASM2471397v2, whole genome shotgun sequence genome:
- the hcfc1a gene encoding host cell factor 1a isoform X2, which translates to MSAPGSAVSGTTASVLQPRWKRVLGWSGPVPRPRHGHRAVAIKELMVVFGGGNEGIVDELHVYNTATNQWFIPAVRGDIPPGCAAYGFVCDGTRLLVFGGMVEYGKYSNDLYELQASRWEWKKLKAKNPKNGPPPCPRLGHSFSLVGNKCYLFGGLANDSEDPKNNIPRYLNDLYTLELRAGSSVVGWDIPITYGVLPPPRESHTAVVYTEKTSRKSRLIIYGGMSGCRLGDLWTLDIDTLTWNKPSVSGTAPLPRSLHSATTITNKMYVFGGWVPLVMDDVKVATHEKEWKCTNTLACLNLDSMCWETVLMDTLEDNIPRARAGHCAVAINSRLYVWSGRDGYRKAWNNQVCCKDLWYLETERPHAPARVQLVRANTNSLEVSWGAVSTADTYLLQLQKYDIPATPAAASPAMSATPSQPVNSPKSPALAVAAPSAQSLPQTAILKVAAQQSATGTSVVTVRPSQPGKSPVTVTSLPPGVRMVVPAQTTQGSPIGSSPQMSGMAALAAAAAATQKIPPSAGTVLNVPAGATILKTVAVSPGTATVKMASPVMVSNPATRMLKTAAAQLSTATASSPTTTRPIITVHKSGAVTVAQQAQVVTTVVGGVTKTITLVKSPLTMGGSGTLISNLGKMMSVVQTKPVQTSAVTGQASTNPLTQLIQTKGTLPAGTILKLVTSADGKPTTIITTSQAGGTGNKPTILNISGVSPTTTKQGTTIIKTIPMSAIMTQPGATGVTSSAGMKTPITILTTKVMTTGTPGKIITAVPKLATAAGQQGLTQVVLKGAPGQPGTILRTVPMSTVGGVRLVTPVTVSAVKPTVTTLVVKGTTGVTTLGTVTGTVSSSLAGATVDSSNASLVTPITTLGTIATLSSQVISPAAITVSAAQTSLTSASTLPSSTITVQNQPTQVTLITTPSGVEAQPVQDLPVSILASPTSEQPSSTEAGAAGDGSGTVTLVCSNPPCETHETGTTNTATTSSATIGAGQVCSNPPCETHETGTTNTATTSSATMGARQVCSNPPCETHETGTTNTATTASSNMSAPRVCSNPPCETHETGTTNTATTASANMGGSQQVCSNPPCETHVTGTTNTSTQASSNMNAGQTSTVQRVCSNPPCETHETGTTNTPSTATSSMGGDQTNTATGTVQRVCSNPPCETHETGTTNTATTATCSMETGEGTAQQTEEGTEGTSSTEVASTTAATGMAAAAAATTTTTTQGRAITTVTQSTQAPGPSVPSISSITEGVSTAASSTEEPMQTNEAASAEAAPAEEGATAMETQAEGEAAATDLNLPSELMSEGQGATLMVTGLSDEELAVTAAAEAAAQAAATEEAQALAIQAVLQAAHQAVMNEGDSAGESQQPTNIPIMLTQQELAALVQQQQQLQEAQAAAQQATVDASLPTEGLAPADSLNDPSVESNGHNEMAAAVTSAVASLLPRTTAETLAPSSTFAPSVSVASPAKLQAAAALAEVANGIEGEKQAPQPTPVKPVVKKENQWFDVGIVKVTNMVVTHFYVPTDDSHGDDDSGIMPDYSQMKKMELQPGTAYKFRVAGINACGRGAFSEISAFKTCLPGFPGAPCAIKISKSPDGAHLTWEPPSVTSGKIIEYSVYLAIQSNQTAEAKASTPAQLAFMRVYCGPNPSCLVQSSSLSNAHIDYTTKPAIIFRIAARNEKGYGPATQVRWLQESGKDAASAKPAPKRPGTSPDTKATGPKKARTDQ; encoded by the exons CAACAAACCAGTGGTTTATCCCAGCAGTCCGTGGTGATATCCCCCCTGGTTGTGCTGCGTACGGTTTTGTGTGCGATGGCACGAGGTTGCTGGTGTTTGGTGGAATGGTGGAGTATGGAAAGTACAGCAACGATCTCTATGAACTACAG GCCAGCAGATGGGAATGGAAAAAATTGAAAGCAAAAAACCCGAAGAATGGGCCCCCTCCTTGTCCTCGTCTTGGCCACAGTTTTTCCCTGGTGGGCAACAAGTGCTACCTGTTTGGTGGATTGGCCAATGACAGCGAGGacccaaaaaacaacattcCCAG atatCTAAATGATCTGTACACACTGGAGCTTCGTGCTGGTTCCAGTGTGGTTGGATGGGATATTCCAATCACCTACGGAGTTTTGCCACCTCCCCGTGAGAGCCACACTGCTGTGGTTTACACAGAAAAGACGAGCAGGAAATCTCGCCTCATAATCTATGGAGGGATGAGCGGATGTCGTCTTGGAGATCTGTGGACACTTGATATTG ATACCCTGACATGGAACAAACCATCAGTAAGCGGCACAGCGCCACTTCCCAGAAGTCTTCACTCCGCCACCACCATCACAAACAA GATGTATGTATTTGGAGGATGGGTTCCTCTGGTGATGGATGATGTCAAAGTGGCCACACATGAGAAAGAGTGGAAGTGCACAAACACTCTAGCCTGCCTAAATCTAG ATTCCATGTGTTGGGAGACCGTGTTGATGGATACTCTTGAAGACAATATCCCCAGAGCCCGTGCTGGCCACTGTGCTGTGGCTATCAATTCCAGACTTTATGTTTGGAGTGGCCGTGATGGTTATCGTAAAGCTTGGAACAACCAAGTCTGCTGTAAAGACCTCTGGTACCTGGAAACAG AGCGGCCACATGCCCCTGCCAGGGTGCAGTTAGTCCGTGCCAACACAAACTCCCTGGAGGTGAGCTGGGGTGCAGTCTCCACTGCTGACACCTACTTATTGCAGCTACAGAAGTATGACATCCCAGCAACTCCAGCTGCAGCCTCACCTGCCATGAGCGCAACCCCTTCTCAGCCTGTGAACTCTCCAAAGAGCCCTGCCCTGGCTGTAGCAGCACCCTCTGCTCAGAGCCTGCCACAGACAG CTATTTTGAAAGTTGCAGCCCAGCAATCTGCAACAGGCACATCTGTTGTCACAGTCCGCCCCAGCCAGCCTGGGAAATCCCCTGTCACTGTGACATCGCTTCCTCCAGGTGTCCGAATGGTAGTGCCCGCGCAGACCACCCAAGGATCG ccAATCGGCAGTAGTCCTCAGATGAGTGGCATGGCAGCtttagctgcagcagctgcagcaacacAGAAGATCCCTCCCTCTGCAGGCACCGTACTCAATGTTCCTGCGGGTGCCACCATTCTCAAAACAGTAGCCGTTTCCCCAGGCACAGCCACAGTGAAAATGGCCTCTCCCGTAATG GTCAGTAACCCGGCCACCCGGATGCTGAagactgctgcagctcagctcagcacAGCAACTGCATCCTCTCCCACCACCACCCGACCCATTATCACTGTGCACAAGTCTGGTGCAGTCACAGTGGCCCAGCAGGCCCAGGTGGTAACCACTGTTGTGGGAGGAGTCACTAAGACCATCACCCTGGTCAAGAGTCCCCTCACCATGGGAGGCAGTGGCACTCTG ATCTCCAACCTTGGCAAGATGATGTCTGTGGTACAAACCAAACCAGTGCAGACATCAGCTGTCACTGGCCAGGCTTCCACGAACCCTCTCACACAGCTCATACAG ACAAAGGGTACCCTCCCAGCCGGCACCATCCTGAAGCTTGTGACCTCTGCTGACGGCAAGCCCACAACCATCATCACCACTTCCCAGGCAGGAGGCACAGGAAACAAGCCCACGATCCTCAACATTAGCGGCGtctctcccaccaccaccaagcAGGGCACCACCATCATTAAGACTATCCCCATGTCGGCCATCATGACCCAGCCCGGAGCCACAG GCGTGACAAGCAGTGCAGGCATGAAAACGCCTATCACAATTCTGACCACGAAGGTGATGACCACTGGAACTCCCGGTAAAATCATCACTGCAGTGCCCAAACTTGCTACTGCAGCCGGTCAGCAGGGACTGACACAG GTGGTTTTGAAGGGGGCTCCCGGACAACCAGGAACCATTCTGCGTACTGTGCCCATGAGCACAGTGGGTGGTGTTCGACTTGTTACACCTGTGACAGTGTCTGCTGTGAAGCCCACTGTCACTACTCTGGTTGTGAAGGGGACTACTG GTGTCACCACTCTTGGAACAGTCACTGGCACTGTCTCCAGCAGCCTGGCAGGAGCTACGGTGGACAGTTCCAACGCCTCTCTAGTCACCCCCATCACCACGCTAGGAACCATCGCGACCCTGTCCAGCCAGGTCATCAGCCCAGCTGCCATAACTGTGTCAGCTGCTCAGACCAGCCTGACCTCTGCCTCCACTCTGCCCTCCTCTACCATCACAGTGCAG AACCAGCCAACCCAGGTGACTTTAATCACAACTCCCAGTGGAGTAGAAGCTCAACCGGTGCAGGATCTACCAGTTTCCATCCTGGCTTCACCAACCTCGGAGCAGCCCAGTTCCACTGAggctggagcagctggagacGGATCTGGGACCGTCACCCTTGTCTGCTCCAACCCACCCTGTGAAACCCACGAGACCGGAACCACCAACACAGCCACCACCTCCTCTGCCACAATCGGAGCTGGACAAGTCTGTTCCAACCCACCTTGCGAGACCCATGAAACCGGAACGACCAACACAgccaccacctcctctgctaCAATGGGAGCCAGGCAGGTCTGTTCTAACCCACCATGTGAGACCCATGAAACGGGAACCACCAACACAGCCACAACTGCATCCTCAAACATGTCTGCGCCTCGTGTGTGCTCCAACCCACCATGCGAGACTCACGAAACTGGGACAACTAACACAGCTACCACAGCATCCGCTAACATGGGTGGGTCCCAGCAGGTTTGCTCCAATCCACCCTGTGAGACCCACGTGACAGGAACCACCAACACATCCACTCAGGCATCGTCTAACATGAACGCAGGCCAGACGAGCACCGTGCAGAGGGTGTGCTCCAACCCGCCCTGCGAAACCCATGAGACAGGGACCACCAACACCCCGTCCACAGCAACCTCCAGTATGGGAGGTGACCAGACCAACACAGCAACAGGGACGGTCCAGAGGGTGTGCTCCAACCCACCCTGTGAAACACACGAGACCGGGACTACCAACACAGCCACCACTGCCACCTGCAGCATGGAGACAGGCGAAGGCACAG CCCagcagacagaggaaggaaCTGAAGGTACCAGCAGCACAGAAGTGGCCTCTACCACTGCAGCAACAGGCAtggccgccgccgccgccgctaccaccaccaccaccacccaggGCAGGGCCATCACTACTGTCACTCAGTCTACACAAGCCCCAGGGCCCTCTGTACCA tcaATTTCATCAATCACAGAGGGTGTGAGTACTGCTGCCAGCTCTACAGAGGAACCAATGCAAACTAATGAGGCAGCATCAGCAGAAGCTGCACCAGCAGAGGAGGGAGCTACCGCTATGGAGACACAGGCAGAG GGAGAAGCAGCCGCGACAGATTTGAACCTGCCCTCGGAGCTGATGTCTGAGGGTCAGGGAGCTACACTCATGGTGACAGGGCTGTCGGATGAGGAGCTGGCTGTGACCGCAGCAGCAGAGGCCGCTGCTCAGGCAGCAGCCACTGAAGAAGCCCAGGCCCTCGCTATCCAGGCTGTCCTCCAGGCAGCTCACCAAGCTGTAATGA ATGAGGGTGATTCCGCTGGAGAGAGCCAGCAGCCCACCAACATCCCCATCATGCTGACCCAGCAGGAGCTCGCAGCTCTGgtacaacagcagcagcagctgcaggaggctcaGGCTGCAGCCCAGCAGGCCACCGTTGATGCAAGCTTACCTACTGAAGGCCTCGCCCCTGCTGACAGCCTCAACGACCCCTCTGTCGAGAGCAACGGACACAACGAGATGGCTGCCGCGGTCACCAGTGCTGTGGCATCTCTACTGCCACGCACCACTGCTGAGA CACTTGCTCCATCAAGTACCTTTGCACCCTCTGTATCGGTGGCAAGTCCAGCCAAGCTGCAAGCAGCAGCGGCTCTAGCAGAAGTCGCCAATGGCATAGAGGGAGAG AAGCAAGCCCCTCAGCCAACCCCAGTGAAACCAGTTGTAAAGAAAGAGAATCAGTGGTTTGATGTTGGAATCGTAAAAGTGACAAATATGGTTGTCACCCACTTCTATGTGCCAACAGATGATTCTCATGGAGAT GATGACTCTGGCATCATGCCAGACTACAGCCAGATGAAGAAAATGGAGTTGCAGCCTGGAACAGCTTATAAGTTCCGCGTTGCTGGAATCAACGCTTGCGGTCGCGGAGCATTCTCAGAGATTTCAGCTTTCAAGACTTGCTTACCAGGCTTCCCAGGGGCCCCTTGCGCCATCAAAATCAGCAAG AGCCCAGATGGTGCCCACCTGACCTGGGAGCCACCTTCGGTGACATCAGGGAAGATCATCGAATACTCTGTGTACCTTGCCATCCAGAGCAACCAGACAGCTGAAGCCAAGGCCTCCACCCCAGCCCAGCTAGCCTTCATGCGGGTGTACTGTGGACCCAACCCGTCGTGCTTGGTGCAGTCGTCCAGCCTCTCCAACGCCCACATCGATTACACCACCAAGCCTGCCATCATCTTCCGCATCGCCGCCCGCAACGAGAAGGGCTATGGTCCTGCCACCCAAGTTCGATGGCTGCAAG AATCTGGCAAAGACGCTGCCTCAGCAAAACCGGCCCCCAAAAGACCAGGCACCTCTCCTGATAC TAAGGCTACTGGTCCAAAGAAAGCAAGGACGGACCAGTGA
- the hcfc1a gene encoding host cell factor 1a isoform X1 codes for MSAPGSAVSGTTASVLQPRWKRVLGWSGPVPRPRHGHRAVAIKELMVVFGGGNEGIVDELHVYNTATNQWFIPAVRGDIPPGCAAYGFVCDGTRLLVFGGMVEYGKYSNDLYELQASRWEWKKLKAKNPKNGPPPCPRLGHSFSLVGNKCYLFGGLANDSEDPKNNIPRYLNDLYTLELRAGSSVVGWDIPITYGVLPPPRESHTAVVYTEKTSRKSRLIIYGGMSGCRLGDLWTLDIDTLTWNKPSVSGTAPLPRSLHSATTITNKMYVFGGWVPLVMDDVKVATHEKEWKCTNTLACLNLDSMCWETVLMDTLEDNIPRARAGHCAVAINSRLYVWSGRDGYRKAWNNQVCCKDLWYLETERPHAPARVQLVRANTNSLEVSWGAVSTADTYLLQLQKYDIPATPAAASPAMSATPSQPVNSPKSPALAVAAPSAQSLPQTAILKVAAQQSATGTSVVTVRPSQPGKSPVTVTSLPPGVRMVVPAQTTQGSPIGSSPQMSGMAALAAAAAATQKIPPSAGTVLNVPAGATILKTVAVSPGTATVKMASPVMVSNPATRMLKTAAAQLSTATASSPTTTRPIITVHKSGAVTVAQQAQVVTTVVGGVTKTITLVKSPLTMGGSGTLISNLGKMMSVVQTKPVQTSAVTGQASTNPLTQLIQTKGTLPAGTILKLVTSADGKPTTIITTSQAGGTGNKPTILNISGVSPTTTKQGTTIIKTIPMSAIMTQPGATGVTSSAGMKTPITILTTKVMTTGTPGKIITAVPKLATAAGQQGLTQVVLKGAPGQPGTILRTVPMSTVGGVRLVTPVTVSAVKPTVTTLVVKGTTGVTTLGTVTGTVSSSLAGATVDSSNASLVTPITTLGTIATLSSQVISPAAITVSAAQTSLTSASTLPSSTITVQNQPTQVTLITTPSGVEAQPVQDLPVSILASPTSEQPSSTEAGAAGDGSGTVTLVCSNPPCETHETGTTNTATTSSATIGAGQVCSNPPCETHETGTTNTATTSSATMGARQVCSNPPCETHETGTTNTATTASSNMSAPRVCSNPPCETHETGTTNTATTASANMGGSQQVCSNPPCETHVTGTTNTSTQASSNMNAGQTSTVQRVCSNPPCETHETGTTNTPSTATSSMGGDQTNTATGTVQRVCSNPPCETHETGTTNTATTATCSMETGEGTAAQQTEEGTEGTSSTEVASTTAATGMAAAAAATTTTTTQGRAITTVTQSTQAPGPSVPSISSITEGVSTAASSTEEPMQTNEAASAEAAPAEEGATAMETQAEGEAAATDLNLPSELMSEGQGATLMVTGLSDEELAVTAAAEAAAQAAATEEAQALAIQAVLQAAHQAVMNEGDSAGESQQPTNIPIMLTQQELAALVQQQQQLQEAQAAAQQATVDASLPTEGLAPADSLNDPSVESNGHNEMAAAVTSAVASLLPRTTAETLAPSSTFAPSVSVASPAKLQAAAALAEVANGIEGEKQAPQPTPVKPVVKKENQWFDVGIVKVTNMVVTHFYVPTDDSHGDDDSGIMPDYSQMKKMELQPGTAYKFRVAGINACGRGAFSEISAFKTCLPGFPGAPCAIKISKSPDGAHLTWEPPSVTSGKIIEYSVYLAIQSNQTAEAKASTPAQLAFMRVYCGPNPSCLVQSSSLSNAHIDYTTKPAIIFRIAARNEKGYGPATQVRWLQESGKDAASAKPAPKRPGTSPDTKATGPKKARTDQ; via the exons CAACAAACCAGTGGTTTATCCCAGCAGTCCGTGGTGATATCCCCCCTGGTTGTGCTGCGTACGGTTTTGTGTGCGATGGCACGAGGTTGCTGGTGTTTGGTGGAATGGTGGAGTATGGAAAGTACAGCAACGATCTCTATGAACTACAG GCCAGCAGATGGGAATGGAAAAAATTGAAAGCAAAAAACCCGAAGAATGGGCCCCCTCCTTGTCCTCGTCTTGGCCACAGTTTTTCCCTGGTGGGCAACAAGTGCTACCTGTTTGGTGGATTGGCCAATGACAGCGAGGacccaaaaaacaacattcCCAG atatCTAAATGATCTGTACACACTGGAGCTTCGTGCTGGTTCCAGTGTGGTTGGATGGGATATTCCAATCACCTACGGAGTTTTGCCACCTCCCCGTGAGAGCCACACTGCTGTGGTTTACACAGAAAAGACGAGCAGGAAATCTCGCCTCATAATCTATGGAGGGATGAGCGGATGTCGTCTTGGAGATCTGTGGACACTTGATATTG ATACCCTGACATGGAACAAACCATCAGTAAGCGGCACAGCGCCACTTCCCAGAAGTCTTCACTCCGCCACCACCATCACAAACAA GATGTATGTATTTGGAGGATGGGTTCCTCTGGTGATGGATGATGTCAAAGTGGCCACACATGAGAAAGAGTGGAAGTGCACAAACACTCTAGCCTGCCTAAATCTAG ATTCCATGTGTTGGGAGACCGTGTTGATGGATACTCTTGAAGACAATATCCCCAGAGCCCGTGCTGGCCACTGTGCTGTGGCTATCAATTCCAGACTTTATGTTTGGAGTGGCCGTGATGGTTATCGTAAAGCTTGGAACAACCAAGTCTGCTGTAAAGACCTCTGGTACCTGGAAACAG AGCGGCCACATGCCCCTGCCAGGGTGCAGTTAGTCCGTGCCAACACAAACTCCCTGGAGGTGAGCTGGGGTGCAGTCTCCACTGCTGACACCTACTTATTGCAGCTACAGAAGTATGACATCCCAGCAACTCCAGCTGCAGCCTCACCTGCCATGAGCGCAACCCCTTCTCAGCCTGTGAACTCTCCAAAGAGCCCTGCCCTGGCTGTAGCAGCACCCTCTGCTCAGAGCCTGCCACAGACAG CTATTTTGAAAGTTGCAGCCCAGCAATCTGCAACAGGCACATCTGTTGTCACAGTCCGCCCCAGCCAGCCTGGGAAATCCCCTGTCACTGTGACATCGCTTCCTCCAGGTGTCCGAATGGTAGTGCCCGCGCAGACCACCCAAGGATCG ccAATCGGCAGTAGTCCTCAGATGAGTGGCATGGCAGCtttagctgcagcagctgcagcaacacAGAAGATCCCTCCCTCTGCAGGCACCGTACTCAATGTTCCTGCGGGTGCCACCATTCTCAAAACAGTAGCCGTTTCCCCAGGCACAGCCACAGTGAAAATGGCCTCTCCCGTAATG GTCAGTAACCCGGCCACCCGGATGCTGAagactgctgcagctcagctcagcacAGCAACTGCATCCTCTCCCACCACCACCCGACCCATTATCACTGTGCACAAGTCTGGTGCAGTCACAGTGGCCCAGCAGGCCCAGGTGGTAACCACTGTTGTGGGAGGAGTCACTAAGACCATCACCCTGGTCAAGAGTCCCCTCACCATGGGAGGCAGTGGCACTCTG ATCTCCAACCTTGGCAAGATGATGTCTGTGGTACAAACCAAACCAGTGCAGACATCAGCTGTCACTGGCCAGGCTTCCACGAACCCTCTCACACAGCTCATACAG ACAAAGGGTACCCTCCCAGCCGGCACCATCCTGAAGCTTGTGACCTCTGCTGACGGCAAGCCCACAACCATCATCACCACTTCCCAGGCAGGAGGCACAGGAAACAAGCCCACGATCCTCAACATTAGCGGCGtctctcccaccaccaccaagcAGGGCACCACCATCATTAAGACTATCCCCATGTCGGCCATCATGACCCAGCCCGGAGCCACAG GCGTGACAAGCAGTGCAGGCATGAAAACGCCTATCACAATTCTGACCACGAAGGTGATGACCACTGGAACTCCCGGTAAAATCATCACTGCAGTGCCCAAACTTGCTACTGCAGCCGGTCAGCAGGGACTGACACAG GTGGTTTTGAAGGGGGCTCCCGGACAACCAGGAACCATTCTGCGTACTGTGCCCATGAGCACAGTGGGTGGTGTTCGACTTGTTACACCTGTGACAGTGTCTGCTGTGAAGCCCACTGTCACTACTCTGGTTGTGAAGGGGACTACTG GTGTCACCACTCTTGGAACAGTCACTGGCACTGTCTCCAGCAGCCTGGCAGGAGCTACGGTGGACAGTTCCAACGCCTCTCTAGTCACCCCCATCACCACGCTAGGAACCATCGCGACCCTGTCCAGCCAGGTCATCAGCCCAGCTGCCATAACTGTGTCAGCTGCTCAGACCAGCCTGACCTCTGCCTCCACTCTGCCCTCCTCTACCATCACAGTGCAG AACCAGCCAACCCAGGTGACTTTAATCACAACTCCCAGTGGAGTAGAAGCTCAACCGGTGCAGGATCTACCAGTTTCCATCCTGGCTTCACCAACCTCGGAGCAGCCCAGTTCCACTGAggctggagcagctggagacGGATCTGGGACCGTCACCCTTGTCTGCTCCAACCCACCCTGTGAAACCCACGAGACCGGAACCACCAACACAGCCACCACCTCCTCTGCCACAATCGGAGCTGGACAAGTCTGTTCCAACCCACCTTGCGAGACCCATGAAACCGGAACGACCAACACAgccaccacctcctctgctaCAATGGGAGCCAGGCAGGTCTGTTCTAACCCACCATGTGAGACCCATGAAACGGGAACCACCAACACAGCCACAACTGCATCCTCAAACATGTCTGCGCCTCGTGTGTGCTCCAACCCACCATGCGAGACTCACGAAACTGGGACAACTAACACAGCTACCACAGCATCCGCTAACATGGGTGGGTCCCAGCAGGTTTGCTCCAATCCACCCTGTGAGACCCACGTGACAGGAACCACCAACACATCCACTCAGGCATCGTCTAACATGAACGCAGGCCAGACGAGCACCGTGCAGAGGGTGTGCTCCAACCCGCCCTGCGAAACCCATGAGACAGGGACCACCAACACCCCGTCCACAGCAACCTCCAGTATGGGAGGTGACCAGACCAACACAGCAACAGGGACGGTCCAGAGGGTGTGCTCCAACCCACCCTGTGAAACACACGAGACCGGGACTACCAACACAGCCACCACTGCCACCTGCAGCATGGAGACAGGCGAAGGCACAG CAGCCCagcagacagaggaaggaaCTGAAGGTACCAGCAGCACAGAAGTGGCCTCTACCACTGCAGCAACAGGCAtggccgccgccgccgccgctaccaccaccaccaccacccaggGCAGGGCCATCACTACTGTCACTCAGTCTACACAAGCCCCAGGGCCCTCTGTACCA tcaATTTCATCAATCACAGAGGGTGTGAGTACTGCTGCCAGCTCTACAGAGGAACCAATGCAAACTAATGAGGCAGCATCAGCAGAAGCTGCACCAGCAGAGGAGGGAGCTACCGCTATGGAGACACAGGCAGAG GGAGAAGCAGCCGCGACAGATTTGAACCTGCCCTCGGAGCTGATGTCTGAGGGTCAGGGAGCTACACTCATGGTGACAGGGCTGTCGGATGAGGAGCTGGCTGTGACCGCAGCAGCAGAGGCCGCTGCTCAGGCAGCAGCCACTGAAGAAGCCCAGGCCCTCGCTATCCAGGCTGTCCTCCAGGCAGCTCACCAAGCTGTAATGA ATGAGGGTGATTCCGCTGGAGAGAGCCAGCAGCCCACCAACATCCCCATCATGCTGACCCAGCAGGAGCTCGCAGCTCTGgtacaacagcagcagcagctgcaggaggctcaGGCTGCAGCCCAGCAGGCCACCGTTGATGCAAGCTTACCTACTGAAGGCCTCGCCCCTGCTGACAGCCTCAACGACCCCTCTGTCGAGAGCAACGGACACAACGAGATGGCTGCCGCGGTCACCAGTGCTGTGGCATCTCTACTGCCACGCACCACTGCTGAGA CACTTGCTCCATCAAGTACCTTTGCACCCTCTGTATCGGTGGCAAGTCCAGCCAAGCTGCAAGCAGCAGCGGCTCTAGCAGAAGTCGCCAATGGCATAGAGGGAGAG AAGCAAGCCCCTCAGCCAACCCCAGTGAAACCAGTTGTAAAGAAAGAGAATCAGTGGTTTGATGTTGGAATCGTAAAAGTGACAAATATGGTTGTCACCCACTTCTATGTGCCAACAGATGATTCTCATGGAGAT GATGACTCTGGCATCATGCCAGACTACAGCCAGATGAAGAAAATGGAGTTGCAGCCTGGAACAGCTTATAAGTTCCGCGTTGCTGGAATCAACGCTTGCGGTCGCGGAGCATTCTCAGAGATTTCAGCTTTCAAGACTTGCTTACCAGGCTTCCCAGGGGCCCCTTGCGCCATCAAAATCAGCAAG AGCCCAGATGGTGCCCACCTGACCTGGGAGCCACCTTCGGTGACATCAGGGAAGATCATCGAATACTCTGTGTACCTTGCCATCCAGAGCAACCAGACAGCTGAAGCCAAGGCCTCCACCCCAGCCCAGCTAGCCTTCATGCGGGTGTACTGTGGACCCAACCCGTCGTGCTTGGTGCAGTCGTCCAGCCTCTCCAACGCCCACATCGATTACACCACCAAGCCTGCCATCATCTTCCGCATCGCCGCCCGCAACGAGAAGGGCTATGGTCCTGCCACCCAAGTTCGATGGCTGCAAG AATCTGGCAAAGACGCTGCCTCAGCAAAACCGGCCCCCAAAAGACCAGGCACCTCTCCTGATAC TAAGGCTACTGGTCCAAAGAAAGCAAGGACGGACCAGTGA